From the genome of Acidaminococcus sp.:
TCATGAGCTTATCATTGCCGGCAGCCACGGTATGACCATCAACCTTGGCAATCACGCCGCGCCCGCTCTTTTCCTGAACATCTGTCACGCGGCTGCGGTCCAGTTCCCTGCCGTGCGCCTTCTGCAAGCTCTTACTGATGGGATGGGAAGAAGCACTTTCTGCCAGGGCCGCATATTCCAGCAGTTTTTCATTGCTGATTTTGCTGTGGTGCACACCGGTGACTTCAAAGACACCCTTTGTCAGGGTTCCCGTCTTATCCATAATCACATAACGGGCATTCGCCAGCGTTTCCATAAAGTTTGAACCTTTAATCAAAATACCCTGCCGCCCGGCACCGCCGATTCCGGCAAAGAAAGTCAGCGGCACACAGAGCACCAGCGCACATGGACAGCTGATGACAAGGAAAATCAAAGCCCGGTAGAACCAATTGGACCATTCCGGTGCCAGGCCCATAATGCCCATCCGTACAAGCGGTGGAATTACGGCAAGGGCCAGTGCACTGAAGCAGACGATAGGTGTGTAATAACGGGCAAACTTGGAAATGAAATGCTCCGATTCGGATTTGCGGGAGCTGGCATCTTCTACCAGTTCCAGAATCTTTGTGACCGTCGACTCTCCGAATTCCTTCGTCGTCTTGATTTTGAGGACGCCCGTCATATTAATGCATCCGCTGATAACTTCACTGCCGGCAGCAACGTCCCGGGGAAGGCTTTCACCTGTAAGGGCTACTGTATTGAGGGAAGAGTTCCCATCAAGAACAACGCCGTCGATAGGAATCTTTTCACCGGGCTGGACGATAATCGTAGTGCCGACAGCTACATCATCAGGATTGACTTTAACGATTTTACCGCCGCGCTCGATATTCGCGTAATCTGGACGAATATCCATCAGTTCGCTGATATTGCGGCGGCTTTTATCTACTGCATAATCTTCAAACAGCTCACCGACCTGGTAGAATAGTACGACGGCGATAGCTTCGGTATATTCTGCATCTTTCATCACGCCAAGTCCAAAAGCCCCGAGACTGGCAAATGCCATCAGAAACTTTTCGTCAAATACCTGCCCGCGCATGATGTTATGGAGTGCCTCATAGAATACGTCATGAGCGATGATAATATAAGCAATGAGATACGGAATCAGATGAAGCAAACGGCTGCCGCCATACACTGAATCCGGTACTACGCTGGCAGCAATGGTAATGACTGCCGTGACCGCTATGCGAACTGCCATTTTCTTTTGTTCTTCATTCATAGCCAATCGCCTCTCGTTTATCAATTCAATATTATTTT
Proteins encoded in this window:
- the cadA gene encoding cadmium-translocating P-type ATPase — protein: MNEEQKKMAVRIAVTAVITIAASVVPDSVYGGSRLLHLIPYLIAYIIIAHDVFYEALHNIMRGQVFDEKFLMAFASLGAFGLGVMKDAEYTEAIAVVLFYQVGELFEDYAVDKSRRNISELMDIRPDYANIERGGKIVKVNPDDVAVGTTIIVQPGEKIPIDGVVLDGNSSLNTVALTGESLPRDVAAGSEVISGCINMTGVLKIKTTKEFGESTVTKILELVEDASSRKSESEHFISKFARYYTPIVCFSALALAVIPPLVRMGIMGLAPEWSNWFYRALIFLVISCPCALVLCVPLTFFAGIGGAGRQGILIKGSNFMETLANARYVIMDKTGTLTKGVFEVTGVHHSKISNEKLLEYAALAESASSHPISKSLQKAHGRELDRSRVTDVQEKSGRGVIAKVDGHTVAAGNDKLMSELGIACIPCHQVGTLVHMAIDGEYAGHILISDVVKDTSREAVKEMQDNGIDCVMLTGDGRKTAEDTAKRLGITKVFSELLPEDKVAKVEEVIKFRRGKEKVLFVGDGINDAPVLSVADVGVAMGAMGSDAAIEAADVVLMDDDPLKIDKAIRISKKCMTIVKENIVFAIGIKVICLVLGALGLANIWLAIFADTGVLILAVLNAMRALFVANV